The Vigna unguiculata cultivar IT97K-499-35 chromosome 6, ASM411807v1, whole genome shotgun sequence genome contains a region encoding:
- the LOC114186739 gene encoding pentatricopeptide repeat-containing protein At5g09450, mitochondrial: MAHRSLFLSLRRSSGLACVQNRTRFASSGAVSSDLVEESVEGDDLRSRILRLRLPKRSATNILQKWVLQGNPVTLSQLRDISKELRRSQRYKHALEISEWMVSHEQYELSDSDYAVRIDLMTKVFGIDAAERYFEGLPHATKTTETYTALLHSYAGAKLTDKAEELFQRIKDSNLCFDALTYNEMMTLYMSVGQFEKVPTVVEELKQQQVSPDIFTYNLWISSCAAILNIDEVRRILDEMSHGTGSNESWTRYLNLANMYLSVGHLDNASSNTLVETEKRITQGQWITYDFLIILYGGLGSKDKLDQIWNSLRMTKQKMISRNYISIISSYLILGHSKEVGEVIDQWKQSTTTDFDMLACKKIMVGFRNIGLAEIADNLNKILIENNLSLGND; the protein is encoded by the exons ATGGCGCATCGCTCACTTTTCCTCTCTCTCAGACG AAGTAGCGGTTTAGCTTGTGTCCAGAACAGAACGAGATTTGCGTCTTCGGGTGCTGTGAGCAGTGATTTAGTTGAAGAGAGTGTGGAAGGTGATGACCTAAGGAGCAGAATCTTGAGGCTGAGGCTCCCCAAGCGAAGCGCCACAAACATTCTTCAAAAATGGGTCCTTCAAGGGAATCCTGTTACGCTCTCTCAGCTTCGGGATATTTCCAAAGAGCTTCGAAGATCTCAACGTTACAAACACGCTTTGGAG ATATCAGAATGGATGGTTAGCCATGAGCAATACGAGTTATCAGACTCTGATTATGCAGTGCGCATAGATTTGATGACCAAAGTGTTTGGCATTGATGCTGCAGAACGCTATTTCGAGGGTCTACCTCATGCGACAAAGACGACCGAAACTTACACAGCACTCCTACATTCTTATGCGGGAGCAAAATTGACCGACAAGGCTGAGGAACTTTTTCAAAGGATAAAGGATTCAAACCTCTGCTTTGATGCCCTTACTTACAATGAAATGATGACTCTTTACATGTCAGTGGGCCAGTTTGAAAAGGTCCCTACGGTTGTTGAAGAACTGAAACAGCAACAGGTTTCACCTGATATCTTTACCTATAATCTATGGATAAGTTCCTGTGCCGCCATTCTTAACATTGATGAGGTTAGGAGGATTCTCGATGAAATGAGTCATGGTACTGGTTCTAATGAAAGCTGGACAAGGTATTTGAACCTGGCCAATATGTATCTTAGTGTAGGTCATCTTGATAATGCAAGTTCCAACACGCTAGTTGAGACTGAGAAAAGGATCACCCAAGGGCAATGGATAACTTATGACTTCTTAATCATTCTTTATGGTGGGTTGGGAAGTAAGGATAAGCTTGATCAGATATGGAATTCCTTGAGAATGACCAAACAGAAAATGATCAGCAGGAATTACATCTCTATTATTTCTTCTTATCTCATACTTGGTCATTCGAAAGAAGTAGGTGAAGTTATTGATCAGTGGAAGCAATCGACGACCACAGATTTTGATATGCTTGCCTGTAAAAAGATTATGGTTGGTTTTAGGAACATTGGTTTAGCTGAAATAGCCGACAACTTGAATAAGATTCTCATTGAGAATAATCTCAGCCTGGGAAATGATTAA